From the Deinococcus radiophilus genome, one window contains:
- a CDS encoding aminoglycoside phosphotransferase family protein, whose protein sequence is MNRPNIYAAVEWIQNAPTEEPGLLRGEDFMLRYAQPESTAAKRLRREADLLPKLAQLDLSVPILLEFYEGGEASPLTTSLQAPVDNPSGIWRYGTAEEPDEVWEQVGAYLQKLHQADAIFASPERRLPEPGSVLVTLRKDGVLSAETATLLGNILEMLRSELSAEPVVNLHGKLTPDRLILDEEDELLGIWDWSHARVGSAPLDFLHLPASATEGILRSYPFPDFPLHLEQTYLQQLLLDLQQAATGDHHALDRITSRSLEWWLRGMTRSSVQN, encoded by the coding sequence ATGAACCGACCGAACATTTACGCTGCCGTGGAATGGATTCAAAACGCTCCCACGGAAGAGCCAGGGCTGCTAAGAGGCGAAGACTTCATGCTGCGTTACGCGCAACCTGAGTCCACTGCCGCCAAACGACTGAGGCGAGAAGCAGACCTGCTGCCTAAACTTGCGCAGCTGGACCTGAGTGTACCTATCCTGCTGGAGTTCTATGAGGGCGGTGAAGCCTCACCCCTGACCACCAGTCTGCAAGCTCCAGTCGATAATCCTAGTGGGATCTGGCGTTACGGCACCGCCGAAGAACCTGATGAAGTCTGGGAGCAGGTCGGAGCATACCTGCAGAAGCTTCATCAGGCTGATGCCATCTTCGCCTCTCCAGAACGGCGGCTGCCTGAGCCTGGCTCTGTCCTGGTCACGCTGCGTAAAGATGGTGTTCTCTCTGCCGAAACAGCCACCCTGTTGGGCAACATCCTGGAGATGCTCAGGAGCGAGCTATCCGCTGAGCCAGTCGTCAATCTTCACGGCAAGCTGACCCCAGACCGCCTGATCCTGGACGAGGAGGACGAGCTTCTGGGCATCTGGGACTGGAGCCATGCGCGGGTGGGTTCTGCACCGCTTGATTTTCTCCATCTGCCTGCCAGCGCCACCGAAGGGATACTGCGGTCCTACCCATTTCCCGATTTCCCGCTGCACCTGGAGCAGACATATCTCCAGCAACTGCTGCTCGACCTTCAGCAAGCTGCCACAGGAGACCATCATGCTCTTGACCGCATCACCTCACGAAGTCTGGAGTGGTGGCTCAGAGGCATGACGCGCAGTTCCGTTCAAAATTGA
- a CDS encoding phospholipase D-like domain-containing protein, whose product MCRSLVEAINASQSSIDFAIYGLRGQKEVLDALVQAQARGVRVRGVVDADIHGKNYYSDTPALMQALKNIRTDQATDQRTAGKREESSGSTKCERPADHEGPLSCFQQTVGGVRYELGQASAEPIGFEGDIMHNKFFVMDGHTVWTGSANISDSDVGGYNANVVFQGKLPELAEAYTTEFEQLYNGKAHREKQVSSRRIVQLPAGGTAQVLFSPQDSAMNQVVTWLDEAQREINITIFYLTSKDVAGALLGALDRGVKVRIIMDATAAQNEYTKHELLRSAGAQVKVENWGGKMHAKAASIDGKHLIIGSMNWTSAGQYRNDENTLFLRDVPAFAEQYNAGFEEMWSSIPETYLTINPRPEGTESGYACQDAFDNDYDGKTDQEDPECVSAPPAGTRAAPQGKSCPPEFPIKGNADSMIFHVPSGKYYAKTTPEDCFSTPDAAQNAGYRQSKE is encoded by the coding sequence ATGTGCCGCTCACTCGTAGAAGCGATCAACGCTTCGCAGAGCAGCATCGACTTCGCCATCTACGGGCTACGTGGTCAGAAGGAGGTTCTGGACGCTCTGGTGCAGGCGCAGGCGCGTGGCGTTCGGGTACGTGGCGTGGTGGACGCCGACATCCACGGCAAGAACTATTACAGTGATACGCCCGCGCTGATGCAAGCGCTGAAAAATATCCGCACCGATCAAGCCACCGACCAGCGCACAGCCGGTAAGCGCGAGGAGAGTAGCGGCTCAACCAAGTGTGAGCGCCCAGCGGACCACGAGGGACCGCTCTCCTGCTTCCAGCAAACCGTGGGCGGGGTGCGCTACGAGCTGGGACAGGCGTCTGCCGAACCCATCGGCTTTGAGGGCGACATCATGCACAACAAGTTCTTCGTGATGGATGGTCACACCGTCTGGACAGGCTCCGCCAACATTAGTGACAGCGACGTGGGAGGGTACAACGCCAATGTTGTCTTCCAGGGCAAGTTGCCAGAACTGGCTGAGGCATACACCACAGAGTTTGAGCAGCTTTATAACGGGAAGGCTCACCGCGAGAAGCAGGTGTCGAGCAGACGAATCGTGCAGCTGCCAGCAGGCGGGACCGCTCAAGTCCTGTTCTCTCCTCAGGACAGCGCGATGAATCAGGTGGTGACGTGGCTGGATGAGGCGCAACGGGAGATCAACATCACCATCTTCTACCTGACCAGCAAAGACGTGGCTGGCGCGCTGCTTGGAGCCCTGGACAGGGGTGTCAAGGTGCGCATCATCATGGACGCCACCGCTGCACAGAACGAGTACACCAAGCATGAACTGCTGCGCTCAGCGGGCGCACAAGTCAAGGTCGAGAACTGGGGCGGAAAGATGCATGCGAAGGCTGCCAGCATCGACGGGAAGCACCTCATCATCGGCTCCATGAACTGGACTTCGGCGGGACAGTACCGCAACGACGAGAACACGCTGTTCCTGCGGGATGTACCTGCCTTCGCAGAGCAGTACAACGCTGGCTTTGAGGAGATGTGGAGCAGTATTCCCGAGACCTACCTGACCATCAATCCCAGACCGGAAGGCACCGAATCCGGCTACGCCTGCCAGGACGCCTTCGACAACGATTACGACGGAAAGACCGACCAGGAAGATCCCGAATGCGTGTCGGCTCCACCCGCAGGAACCCGCGCTGCACCCCAGGGGAAAAGCTGCCCCCCCGAGTTCCCCATCAAGGGAAACGCGGACAGCATGATCTTCCATGTACCCAGCGGCAAATACTACGCTAAGACCACACCAGAAGACTGCTTCAGCACACCAGACGCTGCTCAAAACGCTGGTTACCGCCAAAGTAAAGAATGA
- a CDS encoding AAA family ATPase encodes MLEPSFVFRSQLGVKSSDDLVYTRKLLTSDDSLKGRVGLSEADSLFAVPWEDQEQLPLPELLIEETLNNGTLNIVYGPSGIGKTALMLHMARAVANGEEFCGRKAQQANVLLIDFEMGEQLLQTQAKKAGLRGPVKAFYNPESLESIQELIRQAARQGAGLVIIDSYSSLASLTGKDNAMNSNSVAEMVLSPLSRLAHELVIAIVILHHTNKGEQQYDGSQRIKSLADEIYKLKLNRLTRTLELSPEKHRLGNIQSLSIDAKDHPLVRRKDKAGDATQEADQEAARQAWLKAELKLGSKTTRDLEARFTETFEVGKRTLVRSLDNLVKSGELIAGKRGSSNVYSLASDLDRQTPPLNNPPVSVEDDRTPSSQAVCVPSSRQTEPLTA; translated from the coding sequence TTGCTGGAGCCGAGTTTCGTCTTCAGGAGTCAGTTGGGGGTCAAGTCGTCTGATGACTTAGTCTACACCCGGAAGCTACTTACCAGCGATGATTCCCTTAAGGGCAGAGTAGGACTCTCAGAAGCGGATTCTCTCTTCGCTGTGCCCTGGGAAGATCAGGAGCAGTTACCTCTTCCAGAACTGTTGATTGAGGAAACTCTCAATAACGGCACTCTGAATATCGTTTACGGACCATCTGGTATCGGCAAAACCGCCCTCATGCTGCACATGGCACGCGCAGTTGCTAATGGTGAAGAATTCTGTGGGAGGAAAGCTCAGCAAGCCAACGTTCTCTTGATTGATTTCGAGATGGGCGAGCAGCTACTCCAGACACAGGCGAAAAAAGCAGGTCTTCGCGGACCAGTTAAGGCTTTCTACAATCCTGAAAGCCTTGAGAGTATTCAGGAACTGATTCGGCAGGCAGCCAGACAAGGTGCTGGGCTGGTTATCATTGACTCCTACTCTTCTCTTGCCAGCTTGACCGGGAAGGACAACGCCATGAATAGCAACTCTGTAGCCGAAATGGTCCTGAGTCCACTCTCACGCTTGGCGCATGAACTTGTTATCGCCATTGTTATCCTCCATCACACCAACAAGGGGGAGCAACAATACGACGGGAGTCAGCGCATCAAGAGCTTGGCAGACGAGATATATAAACTCAAATTGAACAGGCTTACTCGTACCTTGGAGCTTTCTCCCGAAAAACATCGCTTAGGCAACATCCAAAGCCTCTCTATCGACGCCAAAGATCATCCACTCGTCCGCAGAAAGGACAAGGCTGGAGATGCTACGCAAGAAGCCGACCAGGAAGCTGCTAGGCAAGCATGGCTCAAAGCAGAGCTGAAGTTAGGTTCAAAGACGACACGCGATTTGGAAGCTAGATTCACAGAGACCTTCGAGGTCGGCAAGAGGACCCTCGTCAGATCGCTAGATAATCTCGTGAAGTCTGGAGAATTGATAGCAGGTAAAAGAGGCTCTAGTAACGTGTACTCACTTGCCTCTGACTTAGACAGACAGACACCCCCCCTTAACAACCCCCCCGTGTCTGTCGAGGACGACAGGACACCGAGCAGCCAAGCTGTCTGCGTCCCGTCGTCTCGCCAGACAGAACCACTTACTGCCTAA
- a CDS encoding winged helix-turn-helix domain-containing protein: MGILTATRVRRVITLYREGGLDALKERIHPGSKSQITPEIGEDLKRLIAQDDRVWTAKTVGEYLVQEHGIHLKHTAITDQLHKLGLTWQRTRYVVAGQADPEEKARFKENLEVVKRGPSSAS; encoded by the coding sequence ATGGGTATCCTGACTGCTACCCGCGTACGTCGTGTCATTACCCTTTACCGCGAAGGTGGCCTAGATGCGCTCAAAGAGCGCATCCACCCTGGAAGCAAGAGTCAGATTACGCCTGAGATTGGCGAAGATTTGAAACGGCTGATTGCTCAAGATGACCGAGTGTGGACCGCCAAGACAGTGGGTGAATATCTCGTCCAAGAACATGGCATACACCTCAAACACACGGCTATTACGGACCAGCTCCATAAGCTGGGACTGACTTGGCAGCGTACCCGCTACGTCGTTGCTGGACAAGCTGACCCAGAGGAAAAAGCCAGGTTCAAGGAAAACCTTGAAGTGGTAAAAAGGGGGCCAAGTTCGGCCTCCTGA
- a CDS encoding transposase codes for MKLLFLDEAAIWLTQPNTYSWRPIQQPLRVPTSKARGIRARLNLMGVVEYGSGTVFYREIEGNTTGQAVVDFIEVLAADANPECPTVVLVDRASVHTCSAVNQQRKRWQDLGLIIAHLPAYSPELNDMEPQWRHLKYQELPERHYQNKTDLRRAVGGANWGIAI; via the coding sequence CTGAAACTTCTTTTCCTCGACGAAGCCGCTATTTGGTTGACTCAACCCAATACCTATAGCTGGCGACCTATTCAGCAGCCCCTCCGTGTACCCACGAGTAAAGCTCGTGGTATCCGTGCCCGATTGAACTTAATGGGAGTTGTGGAATATGGGTCTGGAACAGTGTTTTACCGAGAGATAGAGGGAAATACTACAGGTCAGGCCGTTGTGGATTTCATCGAGGTTCTTGCTGCTGATGCGAATCCAGAATGTCCTACGGTTGTCCTTGTGGACCGAGCAAGTGTGCACACTTGCTCGGCAGTGAACCAGCAACGGAAGAGGTGGCAGGACCTCGGTCTCATCATCGCCCATCTCCCCGCCTACAGCCCTGAACTCAATGATATGGAGCCCCAGTGGCGACACCTGAAATATCAAGAGTTGCCAGAACGCCACTACCAGAACAAAACAGATTTGCGAAGGGCAGTTGGTGGAGCCAACTGGGGAATTGCAATATGA
- a CDS encoding tyrosine-type recombinase/integrase produces MTTDELWQDFYLHLRARRRSEKTIVFYRTTQRVFSRFVKEHQLPEQAEQLTIRHLRLFLRHLEESGLAPGGVHAHARALRALFNWAEREDLLDHNPVKRLEMPSVARRRLPTVTPQQVKELVKVSSQLDQPKRDTALLMLMFDTGLRIQEVANLQLDDLLLEKGLLRVTGKGDKERFVPIGANSMLALKVYLRRERKPLHDRIQAVFVNRMGRPLTKSGMTIRLHKLTRLVGRERAECAPHAFRRGFAVEFLRNGGDVFTLQQILGHSSLDMTRRYVTFLDDDLRAAHLRYSPGDRL; encoded by the coding sequence ATGACCACTGACGAACTCTGGCAGGACTTCTACCTGCACCTGCGGGCAAGGCGGCGCAGTGAGAAGACCATCGTTTTCTACCGCACCACCCAGCGCGTCTTCAGCCGTTTCGTGAAAGAGCACCAGCTACCCGAGCAGGCTGAGCAGCTCACCATCCGTCACCTGCGGCTCTTCCTGCGTCACCTTGAGGAAAGCGGTCTCGCTCCTGGAGGTGTCCATGCTCATGCACGTGCCCTCAGAGCGCTATTCAACTGGGCAGAGCGTGAAGACCTGCTGGACCACAACCCGGTCAAACGGCTGGAGATGCCAAGTGTTGCCCGCAGGCGGCTGCCTACCGTCACACCCCAACAGGTCAAAGAACTCGTCAAAGTCAGCAGCCAGCTGGACCAGCCCAAGCGCGACACTGCGCTGCTGATGCTGATGTTTGATACCGGACTGCGCATTCAGGAGGTGGCGAACCTGCAACTGGACGACCTGCTTCTGGAAAAGGGGTTACTGCGCGTGACTGGCAAGGGTGATAAGGAACGCTTCGTACCTATCGGAGCCAACAGCATGCTTGCCCTCAAGGTATACCTACGGCGCGAACGCAAGCCACTGCATGACCGCATCCAGGCGGTCTTCGTAAACCGCATGGGGCGACCCTTGACCAAAAGTGGCATGACCATCCGCCTCCACAAGCTGACCCGGCTGGTCGGACGTGAGCGTGCCGAGTGCGCCCCGCACGCCTTTCGCCGTGGCTTCGCGGTGGAGTTCCTACGCAACGGGGGCGACGTGTTCACCCTGCAGCAGATTCTGGGGCACAGCAGCCTCGATATGACCCGTCGCTACGTGACCTTCCTGGATGACGACCTGCGGGCGGCTCACCTGCGCTACTCACCAGGAGACCGCCTATGA